A region from the Pseudonocardia petroleophila genome encodes:
- a CDS encoding class I SAM-dependent methyltransferase yields MGSAARRWAELQEGRGIPPEILAQAPAPPWVHDPSYFVAPEVPTDTPSRDAGLELLGAGGTVLDVGAGGGDASLALAGAVSHITANDQQADMLETFAATATARGVPFRTVHGRWPDVAAEAGTADVVVSHHVLHNVVDLPPFLLALTAAARRGVVVEMLAEHPMAWLDGLWVAFHDLHRPPPATTDDAVAVLRELGITPRVRRWERRTPPKQDPGWVTRRLCLPADREPDVAAALAATPPRPRHAATLTWDAPG; encoded by the coding sequence ATGGGGAGTGCGGCGCGGCGGTGGGCGGAGCTGCAGGAGGGGCGCGGGATCCCGCCGGAGATCCTCGCGCAGGCCCCCGCCCCGCCCTGGGTGCACGATCCGTCGTACTTCGTCGCGCCGGAGGTGCCGACCGACACCCCGTCCCGCGACGCCGGCCTGGAGCTGCTCGGCGCGGGCGGCACCGTGCTGGACGTCGGGGCGGGCGGCGGTGACGCGTCCCTGGCCCTCGCCGGCGCCGTCTCCCACATCACCGCGAACGACCAGCAGGCCGACATGCTGGAGACCTTCGCCGCGACCGCGACGGCCCGCGGCGTCCCGTTCCGCACGGTCCACGGCCGCTGGCCCGACGTCGCCGCCGAGGCCGGCACCGCCGACGTCGTGGTGAGCCACCACGTGCTGCACAACGTCGTCGACCTGCCGCCCTTCCTGCTCGCGCTCACCGCCGCCGCCCGCCGCGGGGTGGTCGTCGAGATGCTCGCCGAGCACCCGATGGCCTGGCTCGACGGCCTGTGGGTCGCCTTCCACGACCTGCACCGGCCGCCGCCCGCCACCACCGACGACGCCGTCGCCGTGCTCCGCGAGCTCGGCATCACCCCGCGCGTGCGGCGCTGGGAGCGGCGGACCCCGCCGAAGCAGGACCCCGGATGGGTCACGCGCCGGCTGTGCCTGCCCGCCGACCGGGAGCCCGACGTGGCGGCCGCGCTCGCCGCCACCCCGCCCCGCCCGCGGCACGCCGCCACGCTCACCTGGGACGCGCCCGGTTAG
- a CDS encoding potassium/proton antiporter, producing the protein MPDLEILLGIAAAVVLIGVLAVRISVRVGLPSLLLYLGIGVLLGESVLGIEFSDALLTESIGLAALVLILVEGGLTTRWDAVKPSLGVGIALSTVAVVVSIGVVGVALHVLLDLEWRTAFLWGAVLSSTDAAAVFSVLRGVGVSRRLAGALELESGMNDAPVVLAVLLLAAGDPITWLTPVLVVYELGAGAAIGVLLGLGGAWALRRAALPSTGLYPLAAIAVCVLAYSTGQFAHASGLLATYVCALVLGNSELPHRGGVQSFAEGTGWLAQIGLFVLLGLYATPSRLLDALVPALIAGLVLLVAARPLSVLAAATPFRVPWREQAFLSWSGLRGAVPIVLALIALTEGAPGAGRLVDVVFVLVVVLTLLQGTTLPVVARLLGVTQTVETQDIEVDAAPLDQLGADLIQVRVPVGSRLRGVYLSELRLPTGATVSLVVRDEEAFTPNGETRLRERDQLLVVATSGARHAAEERIRAVDAGGRLARWRGSTPR; encoded by the coding sequence ATGCCCGATCTGGAGATCCTTCTCGGCATCGCGGCCGCGGTCGTGCTCATCGGCGTGCTGGCCGTGCGGATCTCCGTGCGGGTGGGCCTGCCGTCGCTGCTGCTCTACCTCGGCATCGGGGTGCTGCTCGGCGAGTCCGTGCTGGGCATCGAGTTCTCCGACGCGCTGCTGACGGAGTCGATCGGGCTCGCCGCGCTCGTGCTCATCCTCGTCGAGGGCGGTCTGACCACCCGCTGGGACGCGGTGAAGCCCTCGCTCGGCGTCGGGATCGCGCTGTCGACGGTGGCGGTGGTCGTCAGCATCGGCGTGGTCGGGGTGGCGCTGCACGTGCTGCTCGACCTGGAGTGGCGCACCGCGTTCCTCTGGGGCGCGGTGCTGTCGTCGACGGACGCGGCCGCGGTGTTCAGCGTGCTGCGCGGCGTCGGGGTCTCCCGACGCCTGGCCGGGGCGCTGGAGCTGGAGTCCGGCATGAACGACGCCCCGGTCGTGCTCGCCGTGCTCCTGCTCGCCGCCGGGGACCCGATCACCTGGCTGACTCCGGTCCTCGTCGTCTACGAGCTGGGCGCCGGGGCCGCGATCGGGGTGCTGCTCGGGCTCGGCGGGGCGTGGGCCCTGCGCCGGGCCGCCCTGCCCTCGACGGGCCTGTACCCGCTCGCCGCGATCGCCGTCTGCGTGCTCGCCTACTCCACCGGGCAGTTCGCGCACGCGTCCGGCCTGCTCGCCACCTACGTCTGCGCCCTCGTGCTCGGCAACTCCGAGCTGCCCCACCGCGGCGGGGTGCAGTCCTTCGCGGAGGGCACCGGCTGGCTCGCCCAGATCGGGCTGTTCGTGCTGCTGGGGCTGTACGCGACGCCGTCGCGCCTGCTCGACGCCCTCGTCCCCGCCCTGATCGCCGGGCTCGTGCTGCTGGTGGCGGCGCGTCCGCTGTCGGTGCTGGCGGCCGCCACCCCGTTCCGGGTCCCGTGGCGGGAGCAGGCGTTCCTGTCGTGGTCGGGGCTGCGCGGGGCGGTGCCGATCGTGCTCGCCCTCATCGCGCTGACGGAGGGCGCCCCGGGCGCGGGGAGGCTCGTCGACGTCGTGTTCGTGCTGGTGGTGGTGCTGACGCTGCTGCAGGGCACCACGCTGCCCGTCGTCGCCCGGCTGCTCGGCGTCACCCAGACCGTCGAGACGCAGGACATCGAGGTCGACGCCGCCCCGCTCGACCAGCTGGGCGCCGATCTCATCCAGGTCCGCGTGCCGGTCGGGTCGCGGCTGCGCGGGGTCTACCTGAGCGAGCTGCGGCTGCCGACGGGGGCCACCGTCAGCCTCGTCGTGCGCGACGAGGAGGCCTTCACCCCGAACGGCGAGACCCGGCTGCGCGAGCGCGACCAGCTGCTCGTCGTCGCCACCTCGGGGGCCCGGCACGCGGCCGAGGAGCGCATCCGGGCCGTCGACGCCGGCGGGCGCCTGGCCCGCTGGCGCGGCAGCACCCCGCGTTGA